The following proteins are encoded in a genomic region of Anomaloglossus baeobatrachus isolate aAnoBae1 chromosome 6, aAnoBae1.hap1, whole genome shotgun sequence:
- the LOC142244023 gene encoding uncharacterized protein LOC142244023 produces MMNHCIMVSSDRCKHCSMGSSNRCKKLLASLDLLSVSLLEDSIPGIVSSFELGVIKTMTSDLIKHLRDLDGQDLMNALLFLSTVSSVGVETASFLTSELIDQTYRHMRRAESKRQPGITGAAMTLLANIAIYSGEEVMERLEKDEEHPPSSSFKVLDLISTKSSRDWKERSYDFFYHLLHPMYGFRNYQDDFVLFHDTDTTQAAMCHYITCVLTDEERRKLIPYLRIPMRYSFRTSRITSVMFVSELLHHPNLEKNVAKNLISLMALKTYSSDELEVCHVTEAIGNACKGAPTEVHQLKDFIFDCLRRKLYGCKNPKDIINILQVLSKLVTLLKRSKLGNTFGEIVNLCTCYLNHSNPLVQVYAASLFADLAKNCNQSKKDFSQHIRSYLAALLIMLHSKNQQVKAASIAALLHCLPYVGCKNVEELLNRGKYCKIYEQLGQKEPVYLVKMIFTFFKLLFMVHDLDALLEHLTMIRDALPYEELYPTALCHVFKELRALTKLHQRYPPKLKEAINRAIDILAKKWKSIGTVKVVKKGTYIKTEE; encoded by the coding sequence ATGATGAATCATTGCATCATGGTATCCAGCGATCGCTGTAAACATTGCAGCATGGGATCCAGCAATCGCTGTAAAAAGCTGTTGGCCTCGCTGGACCTGCTCAGTGTCTCTCTTCTGGAGGACAGTATTCCAGGCATTGTCTCATCATTTGAGCTTGGAGTAATAAAGACAATGACCAGCGATCTAATCAAACATCTGCGTGATCTGGATGGACAGGATTTGATGAATGCCCTCCTGTTCTTGTCAACTGTAAGCTCTGTCGGAGTGGAGACTGCCAGCTTTCTGACTAGTGAACTTATCGATCAGACCTACCGCCACATGCGGAGAGCGGAAAGTAAGAGACAACCCGGAATAACTGGCGCAGCTATGACGCTCCTGGCTAATATTGCAATTTATAGCGGTGAAGAAGTCATGGAGCGTTTGGAAAAGGATGAAGAGCATCCACCAAGCAGCTCGTTCAAGGTATTGGACCTGATTTCCACCAAATCCAGCAGAGACTGGAAAGAGAGAAGCTATGATTTTTTCTATCACCTTCTGCACCCCATGTATGGGTTCAGAAACTACCAGGATGACTTTGTTCTCTTCCATGACACAGACACTACGCAGGCTGCGATGTGTCATTATATTACTTGTGTCTTAACTGATGAGGAAAGGAGGAAACTCATCCCTTACCTGCGTATACCAATGAGATATTCATTCAGAACAAGCAGAATCACCAGTGTCATGTTCGTCTCGGAGCTCCTACACCATCCTAACCTGGAGAAGAATGTGGCAAAAAATTTAATCTCATTAATGGCTTTAAAAACTTACAGCTCGGATGAGCTTGAGGTCTGCCATGTTACAGAAGCTATTGGTAATGCTTGTAAAGGTGCCCCTACCGAGGTGCATCAACTGAAAGACTTCATATTTGACTGCCTGCGCAGGAAATTATATGGTTGTAAGAATCCAAAAGATATCATCAACATCTTACAAGTCCTGTCAAAATTAGTCACCTTGCTGAAAAGATCAAAACTTGGTAATACTTTTGGGGAGATTGTCAATCTTTGTACTTGCTATCTAAACCACTCGAACCCTCTGGTCCAGGTATACGCCGCTTCACTATTTGCTGATCTCGCCAAGAACTGTAACCAGAGCAAGAAAGACTTCAGCCAACACATCAGGAGTTACCTAGCAGCCTTACTGATAATGTTACACAGCAAAAACCAGCAGGTTAAGGCAGCCAGTATTGCAGCCTTGTTGCATTGTCTTCCTTACGTCGGATGTAAAAATGTAGAAGAGCTGTTAAATAGAGGAAAATACTGCAAGATATATGAACAACTTGGGCAAAAAGAACCGGTTTATCTGGTGAAGATGATATTCACTTTTTTTAAATTACTGTTTATGGTTCATGATTTGGACGCTCTCCTGGAGCACCTCACTATGATAAGAGACGCTTTACCCTATGAAGAACTCTATCCGACGGCATTATGTCATGTGTTTAAAGAGTTGAGGGCCCTCACTAAATTGCATCAACGGTATCCTCCGAAATTGAAGGAGGCAATTAACCGTGCCATAGACATCCTGGCTAAGAAGTGGAAAAGCATTGGAACTGTTAAAGTGGTTAAAAAAGGTACCTACATAAAAACCGAAGAATAG